In the genome of Nonlabens sp. MB-3u-79, one region contains:
- a CDS encoding cation:proton antiporter: MLELAGIIILGILAQWVAWRFKIPAILPLIIIGLLVGPIATLYMDAKIIEPIWNGEKGLFPGDSLFYFVSLAISIILFEGGLTLKRTEILNTGPVIGKLISIAVLITFTGGGVAAHYIFGLSWKISLLFSALIIVTGPTVITPILRNIPLKKDLSSILKWEGILIDPIGALFAVLVFEFISAGAGGEFTLVALEEFGKIVLFGFTFGFSFAHALVFSIKKKLIPHYLLNVFTLATVLGVFVLSDSFAHESGLLAVVVMGMVMGNMNLPNLKELLYFKESLSVLLISILFILLSANINMEDLYLIYRWETAVLFAIIAFVIRPLGVFASSTHSGLKLNEKLFISWVGPRGIVAAGIASLFGSKLVAQGVQGAEYITPLVFMIVLGTVLLNATTARLFAKMVGVFLKKSNGIMIVGASKFSRIIASYLKDHGRSVVLVDTNASNIRVAKEQGLDAITADIYSDSISDDIEFNNIGFLLALTGNSQINDYALERFSDRFGENGAYRLVHSNEINNPNKNSDAGLFSATDDYVNMMEVARYHGKIHEITIRSQDHFKGLIEITKTDNDIIPLFVRKDNKIDIIPSMALNLEIEEGSVLAYLGKQIVEKDTGEVVMEEKPS, translated from the coding sequence ATGCTAGAGTTAGCAGGAATTATCATATTAGGAATACTGGCACAATGGGTGGCATGGAGGTTTAAAATCCCGGCTATTTTACCACTTATTATTATAGGTCTACTGGTAGGACCTATCGCTACATTATATATGGACGCTAAGATTATAGAGCCCATATGGAATGGAGAAAAAGGCCTGTTCCCTGGAGACAGTTTATTTTATTTTGTATCCCTGGCGATAAGCATCATCTTATTTGAAGGCGGACTCACCCTAAAACGTACCGAAATACTAAATACAGGACCTGTAATCGGTAAATTAATATCCATCGCTGTACTTATCACTTTTACAGGTGGTGGCGTGGCGGCTCATTATATTTTTGGATTGAGCTGGAAGATCTCTCTGCTTTTCTCTGCTCTTATCATTGTAACAGGACCTACCGTAATTACTCCTATTCTAAGAAATATTCCTCTTAAAAAAGACTTGAGTTCTATATTGAAATGGGAAGGGATTCTTATAGACCCTATAGGGGCCTTATTTGCTGTATTGGTTTTTGAATTTATTAGTGCGGGCGCTGGTGGAGAATTCACTTTAGTTGCTTTAGAAGAATTTGGTAAGATTGTTTTATTCGGGTTTACCTTTGGTTTTTCTTTTGCACATGCCTTGGTCTTCTCTATTAAAAAGAAGCTCATCCCTCATTATTTGTTAAATGTTTTTACTCTTGCAACAGTGCTTGGCGTTTTTGTGCTAAGCGATTCTTTTGCACATGAATCTGGATTACTGGCCGTAGTAGTCATGGGAATGGTAATGGGTAATATGAATTTACCCAACCTTAAAGAATTGCTTTACTTTAAAGAATCTCTGAGTGTACTGTTGATCTCTATTCTCTTCATATTGCTATCTGCAAACATCAACATGGAAGACCTTTACTTGATCTACCGATGGGAAACCGCAGTTCTATTTGCGATCATAGCCTTTGTCATTAGGCCCCTTGGTGTGTTTGCTAGTTCAACCCATAGCGGTTTGAAATTAAATGAAAAACTATTTATTTCTTGGGTAGGACCTCGTGGTATTGTTGCTGCTGGTATCGCCTCATTATTCGGATCTAAATTAGTCGCTCAGGGAGTTCAAGGAGCAGAATACATCACACCACTCGTTTTTATGATCGTCCTCGGTACGGTATTGCTCAATGCTACCACCGCGCGACTGTTTGCAAAAATGGTAGGTGTATTCCTTAAGAAATCTAACGGGATCATGATCGTAGGGGCCTCAAAATTCTCTAGAATTATTGCTTCCTACCTAAAGGATCATGGCCGCAGTGTCGTTTTAGTAGATACCAATGCAAGCAATATACGTGTTGCAAAGGAACAAGGACTGGATGCTATAACCGCCGACATTTATTCAGACTCCATATCAGACGATATTGAATTTAACAACATTGGGTTTTTGTTAGCGCTTACCGGTAATTCACAAATTAATGACTACGCTCTTGAACGTTTCAGCGACCGTTTTGGTGAAAATGGAGCGTACAGATTAGTACATTCTAACGAGATCAATAACCCTAATAAAAACTCTGATGCTGGGTTGTTTTCTGCGACAGACGATTATGTAAACATGATGGAGGTGGCACGCTATCACGGTAAAATTCATGAGATCACAATCAGGTCTCAAGATCATTTTAAAGGACTTATAGAAATTACTAAGACAGATAACGATATCATACCTCTATTTGTAAGAAAGGATAATAAGATCGATATCATACCGTCCATGGCTCTCAATT
- a CDS encoding universal stress protein, with protein MLTDPSFKNIAIGIAFSPTLEANVSEAARLSCMLGAKLLLIHVGKGSPEKIQIIDQFIGNCNQSQLSYELVFKEGEPVDVILEAVQEYHIDLLLLGALKKEKFVKFYLGSIARKITRKATCSVLLITNPSVVRKPCKHVVVNSLKDTHTERTIGTAFYVAHSLGSNQLTIVEEIEDQKISIKIDDDQSLRKANLLKEKLKRQEESRVRGILSHIPEEQKEGMFIETQAIFGKRGYSIGHYAQIVRADLLVMNGPKKYTFLSRFFPHDLEYILKELPTDVLIVR; from the coding sequence GTGTTGACTGATCCCTCATTTAAAAATATAGCGATAGGAATCGCATTTTCCCCTACCTTAGAAGCAAACGTAAGTGAAGCCGCTAGACTAAGCTGTATGTTGGGAGCAAAATTATTACTTATTCACGTAGGTAAAGGAAGCCCAGAAAAAATTCAGATCATTGATCAATTTATAGGAAATTGCAATCAATCGCAATTATCTTACGAGCTCGTTTTTAAAGAAGGAGAGCCGGTCGATGTTATTTTAGAAGCGGTTCAAGAATATCATATAGACTTACTTTTATTAGGAGCATTAAAAAAGGAAAAATTTGTAAAGTTTTACCTAGGTTCTATCGCTCGTAAAATTACAAGAAAAGCTACTTGTTCAGTACTTTTAATTACCAATCCCAGTGTGGTTAGAAAACCATGCAAGCACGTAGTAGTTAACAGTCTAAAAGATACGCATACCGAGCGCACCATAGGAACTGCTTTTTATGTAGCCCACAGTCTGGGCAGCAACCAACTCACTATTGTAGAAGAAATAGAAGACCAAAAAATATCTATTAAAATTGATGATGATCAAAGTTTGCGCAAAGCAAACCTGCTTAAAGAAAAATTAAAAAGGCAAGAGGAATCAAGAGTGCGTGGGATTTTAAGTCATATTCCTGAAGAACAAAAGGAGGGGATGTTTATAGAAACACAAGCTATTTTTGGAAAACGAGGTTATTCAATAGGTCATTACGCACAAATAGTACGTGCCGACCTTCTTGTTATGAACGGCCCTAAGAAATATACTTTTTTAAGCAGATTTTTTCCACACGATCTAGAATATATTTTAAAAGAATTACCTACAGATGTACTCATAGTAAGATGA
- a CDS encoding SulP family inorganic anion transporter, with the protein MTKKKTDIKGFFKSLPKNIFSGFVVSLIALPLGLGLAMASDAPPISGVIAAVVGGVLVSILGGSHVTISGPGNGLVGVILVAVATLGLNGTYAAIICSGILLTILGFLRMGKLADFFPSSAIQGMLAAIGLIILGKQFHIMMGNQIKLDGSVDYLLAIPSTVIGAFSYDHSGFTYAAIAGILALGIMVFYPKIRNKYFHLIPAPMWIVLISIGFSYFYELVLQQPHPVDPAYMIADIPTGAQIISDIPIPNFDLLGSFSFWGSVLAITLIASIESLLSIKAVDQLDPEKRRSNVNRDLKALGLATIGSGFLGGLNVVTVIARSSVNVNNGGSNRSSNFAHATFLVIFILLFSTQLTRIPLPALMAILVYTGYKLASPRNIAKIFRIGKEQLLIFSTTLLVTLFVGLISGILAGVLMTFVIHVIINKDLELFIKNWSKPNVLMLKEKRGDQHYYINVKHYCTFLNFYKLKEKLNAIPETEDVVVDLSLCEFVDHTVMENLSAYQDVFHKRGGHLELIGLDLHGTESGHPFALRRLIPGIPFLTDNLTKRQTTLQEIADNYSLNYEADVKEDTEVLDDFRYFRTKRIEKIYNRLFNKDASFSVFDIHYSEGEFIAKEDVRTTMLHIKFDHQIPEFTLDSEGFLERVYAIAGYNDIPIDNHSDFSKRFYLLGDEPKLVQDYFTDDLVRFFESNTYYHVESDGISLLVFKSQRTAGVKEIKQLLDFGTRLSKIVVKEEAQQA; encoded by the coding sequence ATGACGAAGAAGAAAACAGACATTAAAGGATTTTTTAAGTCATTGCCCAAAAACATTTTTAGTGGTTTTGTTGTAAGTCTTATAGCATTACCTTTAGGGTTAGGGCTTGCTATGGCTAGTGATGCACCACCTATTTCTGGTGTCATTGCAGCAGTGGTAGGCGGTGTTTTAGTTTCTATTTTAGGAGGCAGCCATGTCACTATTTCTGGACCTGGGAACGGGCTGGTAGGAGTTATATTAGTTGCTGTGGCGACCTTGGGGTTGAATGGAACCTATGCAGCAATCATATGTTCTGGAATATTGCTTACCATTTTAGGATTTTTAAGAATGGGTAAATTGGCAGATTTCTTTCCGTCCAGCGCTATTCAAGGAATGCTTGCTGCAATAGGCCTTATTATTCTGGGCAAACAGTTCCATATTATGATGGGCAATCAAATAAAGTTAGACGGCAGCGTGGATTATTTACTCGCTATTCCTTCTACTGTAATAGGTGCTTTTTCTTATGATCACTCCGGTTTTACTTATGCAGCAATCGCCGGTATTCTAGCATTAGGTATTATGGTTTTTTATCCTAAAATACGCAACAAATACTTTCACCTTATTCCAGCACCCATGTGGATCGTACTGATCTCTATAGGATTCAGCTATTTTTATGAATTGGTATTGCAGCAGCCGCACCCTGTAGACCCTGCTTATATGATCGCCGATATTCCTACTGGAGCTCAAATCATTTCTGATATTCCCATTCCAAATTTTGATCTGTTGGGATCTTTTAGCTTTTGGGGAAGTGTTCTTGCAATTACCTTGATCGCCAGTATAGAGTCTTTATTAAGTATCAAAGCGGTCGATCAATTAGACCCTGAAAAAAGACGATCTAATGTCAATAGAGACTTAAAAGCATTAGGTCTCGCTACTATAGGAAGCGGATTTTTAGGAGGTCTTAATGTAGTTACGGTAATTGCACGCAGTTCAGTAAATGTAAATAATGGTGGTAGCAATCGCTCTTCTAACTTTGCACATGCTACGTTTTTGGTGATTTTTATATTGCTGTTTAGTACGCAGCTCACTCGTATTCCATTGCCGGCATTGATGGCCATATTGGTTTATACCGGTTATAAACTGGCCTCACCAAGAAATATAGCTAAGATTTTTAGGATAGGTAAGGAGCAGCTCCTTATTTTTTCCACAACTTTACTGGTGACCCTATTTGTAGGTTTGATTTCAGGGATTTTGGCAGGTGTGTTGATGACATTTGTTATTCATGTGATTATTAATAAAGACTTGGAGCTTTTTATCAAAAACTGGAGCAAGCCTAATGTGTTGATGTTGAAAGAAAAGCGAGGGGATCAACATTATTATATCAACGTAAAACACTATTGTACATTTTTAAACTTTTACAAACTCAAAGAAAAATTAAATGCCATTCCAGAGACTGAAGACGTGGTTGTAGACCTTTCTCTCTGTGAATTTGTTGACCATACCGTAATGGAAAATTTGAGTGCTTATCAAGATGTCTTTCACAAACGAGGTGGGCACCTGGAATTGATAGGATTAGATCTTCACGGTACAGAATCAGGACATCCTTTTGCTTTAAGGAGGTTGATTCCTGGAATTCCATTCCTAACGGATAACCTAACTAAAAGGCAGACCACGCTTCAAGAGATTGCTGATAATTACAGTCTGAATTATGAGGCTGACGTAAAAGAAGATACAGAGGTGCTGGATGATTTTAGATACTTCAGAACCAAGCGTATTGAAAAAATATACAACAGGCTATTCAATAAAGATGCTTCTTTTTCAGTTTTTGATATACATTACTCTGAAGGGGAATTTATTGCCAAAGAAGACGTGCGTACCACTATGCTTCATATAAAATTTGATCATCAGATTCCAGAATTCACCTTAGATAGTGAAGGCTTTCTCGAGCGCGTTTATGCTATTGCCGGTTACAACGATATCCCAATAGATAATCATTCTGATTTTTCTAAGCGCTTCTATTTGTTAGGTGATGAACCCAAATTAGTTCAAGACTATTTTACTGATGATCTGGTACGATTCTTTGAAAGCAACACCTATTACCATGTAGAGTCTGATGGTATTTCTTTACTGGTATTTAAATCCCAACGAACCGCTGGAGTGAAGGAAATCAAACAGCTGCTAGACTTTGGTACAAGACTCTCTAAAATTGTGGTTAAAGAAGAAGCCCAGCAAGCTTAA
- a CDS encoding MBL fold metallo-hydrolase, with product MKIHAIESGNFKLDGGAMFGVVPKTLWTRTNPADANNMIDMAARCLLIENGDRLTLIDTGMGNKQSEKFFGYYYMDHRFDLDSSLKEKGFSRNDITDVFLTHLHFDHCGGVIKKSSTGDFLEPAFAKAICHTNSSHWNWAAEPNDREKASFLTENIKPIEENGQLNFISQKGTYEKKNEMDFDILFVDGHTEKMMIPHIHMGEKTFVFMADLLPTVGHLPLPYVMGYDTRPLLTLGEKEKFLNEAATKGYYLILEHDPFNEIITVKHTDKGVRLDQTFTFKDLF from the coding sequence ATGAAAATACACGCTATTGAATCCGGTAATTTTAAGTTGGACGGCGGTGCCATGTTTGGCGTAGTGCCTAAAACTTTATGGACCCGTACAAATCCAGCAGACGCAAACAACATGATTGATATGGCAGCACGATGCCTTCTTATCGAGAATGGAGACCGATTGACACTTATAGACACCGGCATGGGAAATAAGCAGTCAGAGAAGTTTTTTGGCTACTATTATATGGACCATAGATTTGATCTGGACAGCTCACTAAAGGAAAAGGGTTTTTCCAGGAATGATATTACAGACGTATTTTTGACGCACTTGCATTTTGATCATTGTGGAGGCGTGATTAAGAAAAGTAGTACAGGAGATTTTTTAGAGCCCGCTTTCGCGAAAGCGATATGCCACACCAACTCCAGTCACTGGAACTGGGCCGCAGAGCCCAACGACAGGGAGAAGGCTAGTTTTTTAACAGAAAATATAAAGCCTATAGAAGAAAATGGACAGTTGAACTTTATTTCTCAAAAAGGAACTTATGAGAAAAAAAACGAAATGGACTTTGATATTCTATTTGTAGACGGTCATACAGAAAAAATGATGATTCCTCATATTCATATGGGAGAAAAGACATTTGTGTTTATGGCAGATTTACTGCCTACAGTAGGACACTTGCCATTACCTTATGTGATGGGTTACGATACCAGACCTTTACTGACACTAGGAGAAAAAGAAAAATTTCTTAATGAGGCGGCAACAAAAGGTTATTACCTGATACTGGAGCATGACCCTTTTAACGAAATCATCACGGTAAAACACACCGATAAAGGGGTGAGACTAGATCAAACCTTTACTTTTAAAGACTTATTTTAA
- a CDS encoding S8 family peptidase gives MKYSIFKSTLLTIAAAGLLASCGSGGAIVSPPIGNIDSTPLKTQALTEEQARNWKDYDLVTDTIPGMSINKAYTELLNGKKGKTVVVAVIDSGIDIEHEDLDGVIWTNTDEIPNNGKDDDNNGYIDDVHGWNFLGDIVDENLEYERIVRDKAMLPADIVAKAQKEYDAKVEAAQQEKAFYEQQIAAVEGFDSKLEAATGKNEYTLEDVNAVETGEDEELVQAKGIAQRVFPQYENFKNLKDLLQGEVDGLTALLNGDKLKTNYRKDLLNDDPYVWDTPVYGNNEYSGPDPEKADAFHGTHVAGIIAAERDNGLGVNGVANHVEIMVLRAVSQADEYDKDIAKAIRYAADNGAKVINGSFGKYHSTNAQWVWEAIKYAESKDVLFVNAAGNEGIDTDFTQVYPQDQVLAGAEISDNFLTVGALNFEYGSGLVANFSNYGKSSVDVFAPGVAIYSTAPNNEYRNAGGTSMASPAVAGVAAVIRSQYPKLTASQVKHVIMDSGLTTSARVVLGGDAEDTKAFGETTVSGKMVNLYNALIIASRI, from the coding sequence ATGAAGTATTCAATTTTTAAATCGACTTTGTTAACCATTGCAGCAGCAGGTTTATTAGCTAGCTGTGGTAGTGGTGGAGCAATAGTCTCGCCGCCTATAGGAAATATAGACAGCACACCATTAAAAACGCAAGCACTTACTGAAGAGCAGGCAAGAAACTGGAAAGACTATGATCTTGTAACAGATACCATTCCTGGAATGAGTATCAATAAAGCTTACACAGAACTGCTCAATGGTAAAAAAGGTAAAACCGTCGTGGTAGCCGTAATTGACTCTGGTATTGATATAGAGCACGAAGATCTGGATGGAGTGATCTGGACCAATACGGATGAAATCCCTAATAACGGGAAGGATGACGATAACAATGGTTATATCGATGATGTTCACGGATGGAACTTTCTAGGAGATATCGTTGATGAAAACTTGGAATACGAGCGTATCGTAAGAGATAAAGCTATGCTGCCTGCAGACATCGTTGCCAAAGCTCAAAAAGAATACGATGCTAAGGTAGAAGCGGCTCAACAAGAGAAAGCATTCTATGAGCAGCAAATTGCAGCGGTAGAAGGGTTTGACTCTAAACTAGAAGCAGCTACTGGGAAAAATGAGTATACCTTAGAAGATGTAAATGCAGTTGAAACTGGAGAGGATGAAGAGCTAGTGCAAGCTAAAGGAATTGCACAAAGAGTTTTTCCTCAATACGAGAATTTTAAAAACTTAAAAGACTTATTACAAGGTGAAGTGGATGGGCTTACAGCTCTTCTTAATGGGGATAAGTTAAAGACCAACTACCGTAAAGACCTCCTCAATGATGATCCTTATGTATGGGATACCCCAGTATACGGGAATAATGAATATTCTGGTCCAGATCCAGAAAAGGCAGATGCGTTTCACGGGACACACGTGGCAGGAATTATCGCTGCAGAGCGGGATAACGGCCTAGGGGTGAATGGTGTTGCAAATCATGTAGAAATCATGGTATTAAGAGCTGTTTCTCAAGCAGATGAATACGACAAAGATATCGCTAAAGCCATACGTTATGCTGCAGATAATGGAGCAAAAGTAATTAACGGAAGTTTTGGAAAATACCACTCTACAAATGCACAATGGGTTTGGGAGGCTATCAAATATGCCGAATCTAAAGATGTACTTTTTGTAAATGCAGCTGGTAATGAAGGAATTGACACAGATTTTACTCAAGTATATCCACAAGATCAAGTTCTTGCTGGTGCAGAGATTTCTGACAATTTTTTAACCGTTGGAGCATTGAATTTTGAATATGGCTCTGGTTTAGTTGCAAATTTTTCTAATTACGGTAAAAGTAGTGTGGATGTATTTGCTCCTGGAGTAGCTATTTATTCCACAGCTCCTAATAATGAATACCGCAATGCAGGTGGTACTTCTATGGCTTCTCCGGCTGTAGCAGGGGTAGCTGCAGTTATTAGATCTCAATATCCCAAACTTACTGCTTCACAAGTAAAGCATGTAATTATGGACAGTGGCTTAACAACTAGTGCTAGAGTAGTCTTAGGTGGTGATGCAGAAGATACCAAAGCATTTGGTGAAACAACAGTTTCTGGTAAGATGGTCAATCTTTATAATGCATTAATTATCGCTTCTAGAATATAG
- a CDS encoding riboflavin synthase, with protein sequence MFTGIIESAAKVVQLKKEGTNLHLSLLCDLTSELKIDQSVAHNGVCLTVVSIDGNQYTVTAIEETLNKTNISDLQEGDIVNIERAMKMNARLDGHIVQGHVDQTATCTEVINKDGSWVFSFEYDSKLNNVTIEKGSICINGVSLTVVGSKLDSFSVAIIPYTYEHTGFKTLSKGDQVNLEFDVIGKYVKRLMSL encoded by the coding sequence ATGTTTACAGGAATCATTGAGAGTGCCGCAAAAGTTGTCCAGCTTAAAAAAGAGGGCACTAATTTACATCTGAGTTTGCTTTGTGACTTAACTTCAGAATTAAAAATTGATCAGAGCGTTGCTCATAATGGGGTCTGTCTTACCGTTGTTTCCATTGATGGAAATCAATATACGGTAACAGCGATTGAGGAAACTTTAAATAAAACTAATATAAGCGATCTACAAGAAGGTGATATAGTAAACATAGAGCGCGCTATGAAAATGAATGCCCGATTAGACGGACACATTGTTCAAGGACACGTAGATCAAACGGCTACCTGCACAGAAGTGATCAATAAGGACGGTTCCTGGGTGTTTAGTTTTGAATACGATTCAAAGTTAAACAACGTAACCATTGAGAAGGGAAGCATTTGTATTAATGGAGTAAGCCTTACTGTAGTCGGTTCAAAACTCGATTCCTTTTCTGTTGCTATCATTCCATACACCTATGAGCACACAGGGTTCAAAACCTTATCAAAAGGCGATCAAGTGAATCTAGAATTTGACGTAATAGGAAAGTATGTAAAAAGACTAATGAGTCTTTAA
- the pdxA gene encoding 4-hydroxythreonine-4-phosphate dehydrogenase PdxA — MNKEENIKVGITIGDPNGVGGEIILKAFEDPRMLEMYTPVVFASTKLLSFYAKTFDLKTKIHGITSLDEVVPGKFNVLRLIKEPFTVQWGEVSTEAGKLAIRSLEAATAALKENKIDVLVTAPINKESIHSEDFTFPGHTDYLNQELEGESLMFMVSDELRVGLLTDHVPVKDVPSTINEKLIKTKIGTIKESLKKDFGISKPRIAVLGINPHVGDNGVIGTEDQDTLIPALEQLREDGNIIFGPYAADSFFGNKKYKEFDAVLASYHDQGLIPFKTIAFGHGVNYTAGLSHVRTSPDHGTGFDIAGKGTANPESFVAAIDAAIVIYLKRKEYDILNENPLKKLSRKRR; from the coding sequence ATGAATAAGGAAGAGAATATCAAAGTAGGTATTACGATAGGGGATCCTAATGGAGTAGGTGGAGAGATAATACTAAAGGCATTTGAGGATCCTAGAATGTTAGAAATGTATACTCCAGTAGTTTTTGCAAGTACAAAACTACTCTCCTTCTATGCAAAAACATTTGATTTGAAAACTAAAATACACGGTATTACCTCATTAGACGAGGTAGTTCCAGGGAAGTTTAATGTATTGCGATTAATAAAGGAGCCATTTACAGTACAATGGGGAGAGGTGAGTACAGAAGCAGGAAAGCTAGCTATAAGAAGTTTAGAAGCTGCCACTGCTGCTCTTAAAGAGAATAAAATAGACGTATTAGTTACGGCGCCTATCAATAAAGAATCAATTCACTCAGAAGACTTCACATTTCCAGGCCATACCGATTATTTAAATCAAGAATTGGAAGGAGAAAGCTTAATGTTTATGGTTTCTGATGAATTGCGAGTAGGTTTGCTTACAGATCATGTACCTGTAAAAGATGTCCCTTCCACTATTAATGAAAAATTAATTAAGACCAAGATAGGAACGATTAAAGAGTCTCTAAAAAAGGATTTTGGAATTAGTAAGCCTAGAATAGCTGTTTTAGGAATTAATCCTCACGTAGGAGATAATGGTGTTATAGGAACAGAAGATCAGGATACACTTATTCCTGCTTTAGAGCAATTACGAGAAGACGGGAATATTATTTTTGGCCCCTATGCAGCAGATTCCTTCTTCGGAAATAAAAAATACAAAGAATTTGATGCTGTTTTAGCAAGTTATCACGATCAAGGATTGATCCCGTTTAAAACCATAGCCTTCGGTCATGGGGTTAATTATACAGCGGGACTTAGTCATGTAAGAACCAGTCCTGATCATGGGACAGGCTTTGATATCGCTGGAAAGGGAACTGCAAATCCAGAATCATTTGTCGCTGCAATTGATGCAGCAATCGTGATATATTTAAAGCGTAAAGAGTATGATATCTTGAATGAAAACCCGTTGAAAAAACTTTCTCGCAAACGAAGGTGA
- a CDS encoding YceD family protein → MELKAFILSFAGLKQGKHQFKYEVDNTFFENFGFEEFNSSSLVIDAELDKRNTIMDLFLKATGSVNLNCDVTNEPFDLDIDASMDLVIKFGDIFNDDNEDLLILSHGDYEFNIAQYVYEMLVLSIPQKRVHPGVEDGSLDSDVLDKLEELRVSMPEEKSNSNDIDPRWDALKKLKTDNNL, encoded by the coding sequence ATGGAACTCAAGGCTTTTATTTTATCCTTTGCCGGATTAAAGCAAGGGAAGCACCAGTTTAAGTACGAGGTCGATAACACGTTTTTTGAAAATTTTGGATTTGAAGAGTTTAATAGTTCATCACTAGTAATTGATGCAGAGCTGGATAAAAGAAATACCATTATGGATCTTTTTTTAAAAGCTACTGGGTCAGTTAATTTAAATTGTGATGTTACTAATGAGCCATTTGATCTAGACATAGATGCTTCTATGGATTTGGTCATCAAATTTGGAGATATTTTTAATGACGATAATGAAGATTTATTGATCCTTTCACATGGAGACTATGAATTCAATATCGCTCAGTATGTGTATGAAATGCTAGTGCTTTCCATACCTCAAAAAAGAGTTCATCCAGGTGTTGAAGACGGTTCTTTAGATTCAGACGTTTTAGATAAATTGGAGGAATTAAGAGTTTCAATGCCAGAAGAAAAAAGTAACAGTAACGATATAGATCCCAGATGGGACGCATTAAAGAAATTAAAAACGGATAATAATTTATAG
- the rpmF gene encoding 50S ribosomal protein L32 produces MAHPKRKISKTRRDKRRTHYKATVPQIATDSTTGEAHLYHRAHWHEGKLYYRGNVVIDKTEVAEA; encoded by the coding sequence ATGGCGCATCCTAAGAGAAAAATCTCGAAAACGAGAAGAGACAAAAGAAGAACTCACTACAAAGCTACAGTTCCACAAATTGCTACAGATTCAACAACTGGTGAAGCTCACCTTTATCACAGAGCGCACTGGCATGAAGGAAAACTGTATTACAGAGGTAATGTAGTTATAGACAAAACTGAAGTAGCGGAGGCTTAA
- a CDS encoding beta-ketoacyl-ACP synthase III has product MSNIKAAITAVGAYAPEYRLTNAILETMVDTNDEWITSRTGIKERRILKDKDKGTSYLAIQAAQDLIKSANLDVSTIDLVLVATVTPDMPVASTAAFVASEIGAVNAFSYDLMAACSGFLYGMSTASSYIESGRYKKVLLIGADKMSSIINYEDRETCIIFGDAGGAVLFEPNLEPYGFEDEVLRSDAIGRNFLKIDAGGSLLPASHETVDKKQHYVFQDGKNVFKYAVSKMADVSEEIVERNNLTNEDINWLVPHQANKRIIDATARRINLSAEKVMMNIHKYGNTTSATLPLLLKEYETQLKKGDRLVFAAFGGGFTWGSILLTWAYDS; this is encoded by the coding sequence ATGAGTAATATTAAAGCGGCGATAACGGCAGTAGGTGCCTATGCTCCAGAGTATAGACTTACAAATGCCATTTTAGAAACCATGGTCGACACCAACGACGAATGGATCACTTCTCGTACCGGAATTAAAGAACGCCGTATCCTTAAGGATAAGGATAAAGGAACATCTTATCTCGCTATTCAAGCAGCACAAGACCTTATTAAGAGCGCAAATCTAGATGTCTCTACTATAGATTTAGTTCTCGTGGCAACGGTAACACCAGACATGCCAGTCGCTTCTACAGCAGCTTTTGTTGCATCAGAAATAGGTGCTGTAAATGCATTCTCTTATGATTTAATGGCAGCATGCTCAGGCTTTCTATACGGTATGAGTACCGCTAGCAGTTACATAGAATCTGGTCGTTATAAAAAAGTATTGCTGATTGGGGCAGATAAAATGTCCTCCATTATAAATTACGAAGACCGCGAGACTTGTATCATTTTTGGAGATGCCGGTGGCGCAGTTCTTTTTGAACCTAATTTAGAACCTTATGGATTTGAGGATGAAGTCCTGCGCAGTGATGCCATAGGACGTAATTTTCTCAAAATAGATGCTGGAGGATCTTTGTTGCCAGCCTCTCATGAAACGGTAGATAAGAAACAACATTACGTTTTTCAGGATGGGAAAAACGTTTTTAAATATGCAGTGTCAAAAATGGCCGACGTTTCAGAGGAAATCGTGGAGCGCAACAATCTTACCAATGAAGACATTAACTGGCTGGTGCCGCATCAAGCAAACAAACGCATCATAGATGCAACTGCAAGAAGAATAAATCTTTCAGCAGAGAAGGTGATGATGAATATTCATAAATATGGAAATACCACCAGTGCCACTTTGCCACTATTATTAAAAGAGTACGAGACTCAGTTAAAAAAGGGAGATCGCTTAGTATTTGCCGCCTTTGGTGGTGGTTTTACTTGGGGGTCTATTTTATTAACTTGGGCTTACGATAGTTAA